Below is a window of Streptomyces qaidamensis DNA.
GCCCTTGGGCAGCCAGAGCGTCGGGCCCGGGTTGTTGGTCTGCGGGTTCCGGGTGCCGGGGGTGCCGCAGTCGTAGACGCCGCCGGCGTTCGCCGGGAAGTCCTTCTTGAAGCGGTCCGGGATCGCGTCCAGTTCCTTCGAGGTCTTGGCGTCCCCGGTGGAACCGGCGACCGGCTCGATGTAGTTGAAGCACCAGCTCCACTGGAAGCCGACCACGTTGACCGTGACGTCGGGCTTCTTCTTGAGGCTGAGCAGCTCGGACTCGTCACGGGCGGTGAAGTAGAACAGCACCGAGACGATGATGAGCGGGACCACTGTGTACAGCGCCTCGATGGGCATGTTGTACCGGGTCTGCGGAGGAACTTCGACCTTGGTGCGGCTGCGCCGGTGGAAGAAAGCACTCCACAGGATCAGACCCCACACCAGCACGCCGACGGCGAGCGCAGCCGCCCAGGAACCCTGCCACAGGGAGAGGATCCGCGGAGCCTCTTCCGTGGTCGGGGTGGGCATACCAAGGCGGGGGAAGTCTTCCCAGTTGTACGAGCAACCGGTGGCTGTCGCCAAGACCAGGCCCGCGGTCAGTGCCTGCAGCAGCTTCCGCCGCATCGGGCGCCGCGGCGAGCGGTCGGAGCCGTTGGGACTCACGTAGCGCCTTCCCGAGAGTCTCGCCCGCGCGGATCGGCTGCGGCCTGGCCTTCTCGCTGGTCGGTCGCGGCCCTGCGTCGGGCAGGGGTTTGGATGTTTATGCGGACCAAACCCTAGCCGACGCCCTCCGGGGGTTCTCCGGGAGGGGGGCCTAGTGGAGTGGGGTGTTCGCTTGATTGGCGGGTGCGGCGTTCGTTGTGCCGGTTCGCGCAGTTCCCCGTGCCCCTTTGAGGACGTTTGCCTGCTGGGCGTTTTAGGTTTGGCGAGTGGG
It encodes the following:
- the coxB gene encoding cytochrome c oxidase subunit II: MSPNGSDRSPRRPMRRKLLQALTAGLVLATATGCSYNWEDFPRLGMPTPTTEEAPRILSLWQGSWAAALAVGVLVWGLILWSAFFHRRSRTKVEVPPQTRYNMPIEALYTVVPLIIVSVLFYFTARDESELLSLKKKPDVTVNVVGFQWSWCFNYIEPVAGSTGDAKTSKELDAIPDRFKKDFPANAGGVYDCGTPGTRNPQTNNPGPTLWLPKGKTVRFVLTSRDVIHSFWVVPFLMKQDVIPGHTNAFEVTPNKEGTFLGKCAELCGVDHSRMLFNVKVVSPERYEQHLKDLVDKQQNGYVPAGIAQTSHEKNRETNNL